The Kordia sp. SMS9 DNA window ATAGCAGTCATAAGTGATGAAATATCACTGTTTATAATTTTTGGTGATTGGTTGAAAGGAGTGTTGAAAAACGCTCCTTTTTTTATTTTTTAGAGCAACTTTAAAAAAATACTCACCAATAAGTATTTTTATTTTAAAATATGATTTGTAGCTTTAGCTGTAATTAAGTGATTGAAAATAGTCACATAATTGTCTTAAAAATTACACCATGAGCACTACAAAAGCAGATCAATTGGGTTCAGTTGAACAATCTGAACAAAAAAACACGCCAAAATTTCACGTCATTCTATTCATCATATTGACACTATTGATGATTGTTTGCGGAAAAATGTTTCATATTTACGATTGGATAGCACATCCGCAGTTTACCGAAGAAGGCGTCAAAAGTTCTTGGTTTTTTAAGCATACGAGCTTGTATCAAGAAATTATTTTCATTGCATTCTTCATTTTTGATTTTGTGTGGGCTTTCCTCCTTTTTTATATTACTGGCAAGTATATTCACAAAAAAGCTACGGAACATAATGTCAAAATTATTTTCAAAATATTTCTCGTATTAGCAAGTCTAGCATACACGTTTGATTGTACCGAAAACTTTTACTATTTGTGGAATAAAGAATACCCAAAAACCATTGTCAGTATTAAAATTGGGTTTTATTCCGTTACGTTTCTGCTAGTGTTGTTGACTTGGATTCGTTTTTCGTTACGCGATCGTTTGGTGCTTTTAAAAGAATTTATGTATTCTTCATGGATCAGCTTATTATTCTTATTCATCATAGGACTTACCTTGCCCAAAGCGCCACAACTCAACTCCATCATTGTGGATTTGTATTACCATCCTTTTTGGTTTGTTTTTGTACTACTTTTAGGATTTGCACCTATTTATTGCATTGTATTGTCACATTATCCAAATTATTTTTTACTCTCTAAATCGAATCGAAAGTTTCAAGATAAAGATTGGAAAATGTATCGCATCTTTAGCATTTTTGGCATTGTTTGGTATAAAAATAAAGCTGGAAACAGTACACCCGAAAGTGTTGCGTATGAAAGTGAATTGAGTTTTTTACGTCGTGTTATTGGCGTATTTTTTTATGCAGCCATCTTTTATATGATTGCTTATACTGCAGATACCAACTTTGGTTTTGGAGTAGAACTCAGCGGATTTGTGCCTTTATTGTTAGTCAGTTTGATTGTTTGGTTGTATGTGTTGAAAAAACAAAAAGACAAATGGCGTTTGTATTATGCCAATGGTTTGCGGGAAGCGAACGAATCGGCGCGTGATTTGTATTTTGCAGGTGAAGAAGGAAAAAAACTCAACAATCCGATACGAACGTATGTAATTTTTGTCATCGTCACAATATTAGCGCATTTTGCATTGTTCATTTTATTGTTTTGGTTTACATATCCTTTTAATTATACAACGGTAATTTTGAGTTTATTATGTATTTCGCTTCAAGCGATTACTTATACGTATTACCGAACGTTCCGAACCTTGTTTAAATACGCCTTTTTTGATGCAGACAATGAAGCTGTAATTAACAGTTTTCCGTTGATGAATGATGAAAATGATCCACGCACACGAGCAGAAAAAAAGCAAGCGATCATTAGTATGTTTGAAGGGAATAACTATTTCGGACAAACGCCTTTTTTCAAAAAACTGGCAACACTCAGAATCAAGAATTTCAGTTTAGGCGCCGTGAGCAATAGTATTATCTTCCTCAAAGTAATTTCCTATTTTGGTGCTGCAAATTTGTTGTTTTTCTTGGCGATTAATTTTGTCCCACAAGTTGCCTTACACATCAATGGAATTATCATTATTGTGTCTGCTTTTTTCTTGTTATACGGAATCATTGTGATCATTTTGAAGCATTTTATGTATTATAATTTATCAGAAGATGATTTTGCTAAAACCCAAAAATCCAATTTCCGATTTACGGTGTACGGCGTGTTGTTAGCCATGATATTATTGAACTATTTATCACGTCATAATGAAAGTACCGCCAATAACTTGTTTGAGTTGGCAAAGATTGAAGAAACGATTACCCCAGAAACCATCAATCTGGAAAAATACATTCAAAACCTGCCCAACAAACGGTATTATATTGGTTGTTATGGTGGCGGAATGAAAGCAAATGCGTGGACAATGACGGTATTGAACGCATTAGACAAAGACGGAACATTGTATGATAAAACAGTGTGTTTATCAGGCGCATCAGGTGGAACCATCGGTTTGATAAATTATTCAGCAATCAAACATCAAAATGATGATGCCCAATTTCGCGATTCTATTATTCGGAAAATTGGCACGGAAAATATACTGTCGATGGATTTAGCGCATTTGCTCGGTCGCGATTGGTTTACACACATGTTTTTACCGATAAATTTGATTGGAAAAGACCGTTCTACAGCCGCCATGTATACGTATGCTAAGTATGTAAATCATGAGCTTACCCAAAAGGAGTTTGACTCTACTTCGTACCGACAGTTTTGGTACAATATGTACAAAAGAAAGGAACGTTTCCCGATTTTGATAAGTAACACCACAAATATTAAAGGACGACAAGGAATGGCAGTTTCGATTCCTGTGAAAAATAATCACGCGAAAGCAGCCTTGTATTTAGGCGCCAACGATATTTTGGAATTGGGCA harbors:
- a CDS encoding patatin-like phospholipase family protein; the protein is MSTTKADQLGSVEQSEQKNTPKFHVILFIILTLLMIVCGKMFHIYDWIAHPQFTEEGVKSSWFFKHTSLYQEIIFIAFFIFDFVWAFLLFYITGKYIHKKATEHNVKIIFKIFLVLASLAYTFDCTENFYYLWNKEYPKTIVSIKIGFYSVTFLLVLLTWIRFSLRDRLVLLKEFMYSSWISLLFLFIIGLTLPKAPQLNSIIVDLYYHPFWFVFVLLLGFAPIYCIVLSHYPNYFLLSKSNRKFQDKDWKMYRIFSIFGIVWYKNKAGNSTPESVAYESELSFLRRVIGVFFYAAIFYMIAYTADTNFGFGVELSGFVPLLLVSLIVWLYVLKKQKDKWRLYYANGLREANESARDLYFAGEEGKKLNNPIRTYVIFVIVTILAHFALFILLFWFTYPFNYTTVILSLLCISLQAITYTYYRTFRTLFKYAFFDADNEAVINSFPLMNDENDPRTRAEKKQAIISMFEGNNYFGQTPFFKKLATLRIKNFSLGAVSNSIIFLKVISYFGAANLLFFLAINFVPQVALHINGIIIIVSAFFLLYGIIVIILKHFMYYNLSEDDFAKTQKSNFRFTVYGVLLAMILLNYLSRHNESTANNLFELAKIEETITPETINLEKYIQNLPNKRYYIGCYGGGMKANAWTMTVLNALDKDGTLYDKTVCLSGASGGTIGLINYSAIKHQNDDAQFRDSIIRKIGTENILSMDLAHLLGRDWFTHMFLPINLIGKDRSTAAMYTYAKYVNHELTQKEFDSTSYRQFWYNMYKRKERFPILISNTTNIKGRQGMAVSIPVKNNHAKAALYLGANDILELGNNQTLSFYNAASTTNRFPLISPAATIEGEGQYNDGGIYENSGLLSAYKLYEAINELDANAKNKETVFINIINDKSAYVKSVMDAVMEDCNGGVINKSNEFSAILNSVAATEMFPGYIKDKLNFLAAKHDNFTFENIYLPHKFDLDDVRAIYGQKIKDTACVVEIAKIIQENNDDIWDLMKGGSKETFTIIEPEMSRVMAIPAFNFMQYMLKHERVEKVLNMLH